A genome region from Candidatus Baltobacteraceae bacterium includes the following:
- the argB gene encoding acetylglutamate kinase, whose translation MLRPRRVLPRAGAMEGIACIFIHMEHNYATPSAFGPVVVKYGGNALGVGGASVTPSSPPVTLSLSKGDPILAELVALHQGGTPVVLVHGGGPEIDRWLDLRGVPTRRVDGLRVTDAATLEITEAVLCATINKRLVRACSALGARAVGISGEDAGTLVATRAHGSHGEDLGYVGEVAGCDPALINTLLATGYLPIVAPLATAEDNAHPYNVNADLAAAALAGALHARAFVVITNVERVRRDAADPASGIDRLTLEEARAFVNSPACEGGMLPKMQAAIAAVESGATATYICGPQPLAAALAGNATVVTLSSRA comes from the coding sequence ATGTTGCGCCCGCGCAGGGTATTGCCGCGGGCTGGCGCGATGGAAGGCATTGCTTGTATATTTATACATATGGAGCATAATTATGCAACCCCCTCGGCCTTTGGTCCGGTGGTCGTCAAGTACGGCGGCAACGCTCTTGGTGTAGGGGGGGCCTCTGTCACCCCGAGCTCCCCCCCTGTCACCCTGAGCTTGTCGAAGGGGGATCCCATCCTGGCCGAGCTCGTCGCCCTCCACCAAGGCGGCACGCCGGTCGTGCTCGTCCACGGAGGCGGTCCCGAGATCGACCGCTGGCTCGACCTACGCGGGGTGCCGACCCGGCGGGTCGACGGCTTGCGGGTCACCGACGCGGCGACGCTCGAGATTACCGAAGCGGTGCTGTGCGCGACGATCAACAAACGGCTCGTGCGCGCGTGCAGTGCGCTCGGCGCGCGCGCGGTCGGCATCAGCGGAGAAGACGCCGGAACGCTCGTCGCGACGCGCGCGCATGGATCGCACGGTGAGGATCTCGGCTACGTCGGCGAAGTTGCCGGCTGCGATCCCGCGCTCATCAATACCTTGCTCGCGACCGGCTATCTGCCGATCGTCGCGCCGCTCGCCACGGCCGAAGACAACGCGCATCCCTACAACGTCAACGCCGACCTCGCCGCTGCGGCGCTCGCAGGCGCACTGCACGCGCGCGCGTTCGTCGTGATCACCAACGTCGAACGCGTGCGCCGCGATGCGGCTGATCCGGCTAGCGGCATCGATCGGCTCACGCTCGAAGAGGCGCGCGCGTTCGTGAACTCGCCCGCCTGCGAAGGCGGCATGCTTCCGAAAATGCAGGCCGCGATCGCCGCAGTCGAATCCGGCGCCACGGCGACCTACATCTGCGGTCCGCAACCGCTCGCCGCCGCCCTCGCCGGCAACGCCACCGTCGTTACGTTGTCATCGCGAGCGTAG